In Eubalaena glacialis isolate mEubGla1 chromosome 2, mEubGla1.1.hap2.+ XY, whole genome shotgun sequence, a single genomic region encodes these proteins:
- the LTB4R2 gene encoding leukotriene B4 receptor 2 yields MSVCYGPPGNETLLSWKTSRVTGTAFLLLAALLGLPGNGFVVWSLAGWRPARGRPLAATLVLHLALADGSVLLLTPLFVTFLTRQAWPLGQAGCKAVYYVCALSMYASVLLTGLLSLQRCLAVTRPFLAPRLRSPALARRLLLAVWLAALVLASPAAVYRHLWADRVCQLCHPSPAHAAAHLSLETLTAFVLPFGLVLGCYGVTLARLRGTRWGARRHGARVGRLVGAIVLAFGLLWAPYHAVNVLQALAALAPPEGALARLGGASQAARAGTTALAFFSSSVNPLLYLFTSGDLLTRAGPRFLTRLFEGSGEARGVGHSREGTVELRATPRLKVLGQGRGNGDPGGGAEKDSQG; encoded by the coding sequence ATGTCGGTCTGCTACGGTCCCCCGGGGAACGAGACGCTGCTGAGCTGGAAGACCTCGCGGGTCACAGGCACGGCCTTCCTGCTGCTGGCGGCGCTGCTGGGGCTGCCTGGCAACGGCTTCGTGGTGTGGAGCTTAGCGGGCTGGCGGCCCGCACGGGGGCGACCGCTGGCGGCCACGCTCGTGCTGCACCTGGCGCTGGCCGACGGCTCGGTGCTGCTGCTCACGCCGCTCTTCGTGACCTTCCTGACCCGGCAGGCCTGGCCGCTGGGCCAGGCGGGCTGCAAGGCCGTGTACTACGTGTGCGCGCTCAGCATGTACGCCAGCGTGCTGCTCACCGGCCTGCTCAGCCTGCAGCGCTGCCTCGCCGTCACCCGCCCCTTCCTGGCGCCCCGGCTGCGCAGCCCGGCCCTGGCCCGCCGCCTGCTGCTGGCCGTCTGGCTGGCCGCCCTGGTGCTCGCCAGCCCGGCCGCCGTCTACCGCCACCTCTGGGCGGACCGCGTGTGCCAGCTGTGCCACCCGTCGCCCGCCCACGCCGCCGCCCACCTGAGCCTGGAGACCCTGACCGCCTTCGTGCTGCCCTTCGGGCTGGTGCTCGGCTGCTACGGCGTGACGCTGGCGCGGCTGCGGGGCACCCGCTGGGGCGCCAGGCGGCACGGGGCGCGGGTGGGCCGGCTGGTGGGCGCCATCGTGCTGGCCTTCGGCTTGCTCTGGGCCCCCTACCACGCTGTCAACGTGCTGCAGGCGCTCGCCGCGCTGGCTCCGCCCGAAGGAGCCTTGGCGAGGCTGGGCGGGGCGAGCCAGGCGGCGCGAGCCGGAACCACGGCTCTGGCCTTCTTCAGCTCCAGCGTCAACCCGCTGCTCTACCTCTTCACCTCCGGGGATCTACTGACCCGGGCGGGTCCCCGCTTCCTCACGCGGCTCTTTGAGGGCTCCGGAGAGGCCCGAGGGGTCGGCCACTCTAGGGAGGGGACCGTGGAGCTCCGAGCTACCCCTCGGCTCAAAGTGCTGGGGCAGGGCCGTGGCAATGGAGACCCCGGGGGCGGGGCGGAGAAGGACAGTCAGGGATGA
- the LTB4R gene encoding LOW QUALITY PROTEIN: leukotriene B4 receptor 1 (The sequence of the model RefSeq protein was modified relative to this genomic sequence to represent the inferred CDS: inserted 2 bases in 2 codons), whose protein sequence is MCVSALALQVLAIATSTTSPEAPSSPGVMFISLLVIIVLSVALAVGLPGNSFVVWSILVKMRKRSVTALLVLHLALADLPVLLTAPFFLYYTAQGTWTFGLAGCRLFHYVCGVSMYASILLITAMSLDRSLAVALPSASQKXRTKTVAWRALGGIWVVSVRLATPVILYRKVTLGPDNRSLVCLPKYPSEAHRAFHLFFEVVTGFLLPFLAVVASYSDIWRRLRVRRFRRRRCTGRLLAFIILAFAAFWLPYHVVDLAEAVRALAGKTMGSGPESQRLHLARXALITLAFLSSSVNPVLYACAAGGLLRSAGMALVAKLLEGTGSEASSSRRGGTLAQTVRGAPASPEPGPAESLTASTNPLERSEVN, encoded by the exons ATGTGCGTGTCCGCCCTCGCTCTCCAGGTCCTTGCAATAGCCACGAGCACTACATCTCCTGAAGCACCCTCCTCACCAGGTGTCATGTTCATCTCTCTGCTGGTTATCATCGTACTGTCAGTGGCACTGGCTGTGGGGCTGCCTGGCAACAGCTTTGTGGTGTGGAGCATCCTGGTAAAGATGCGGAAGCGCTCTGTCACTGCCCTGCTGGTGCTACACTTGGCCCTGGCCGACTTGCCCGTATTGCTCACTGCCCCCTTCTTCCTCTACTACACGGCCCAAGGCACCTGGACTTTTGGACTGGCTGGCTGCCGCCTGTTCCACTATGTCTGCGGAGTCAGCATGTATGCCAGCATCCTGCTTATCACGGCCATGAGCCTGGACCGCTCGCTGGCGGTGGCCCTCCCCTCTGCGTCCCAGA ATCGCACCAAGACAGTTGCCTGGCGGGCGCTAGGAGGCATCTGGGTGGTGTCTGTCCGGCTGGCCACGCCCGTCATCTTGTACCGCAAGGTGACGCTGGGACCGGACAACAGGAGCCTGGTCTGCTTACCGAAGTACCCCAGCGAAGCACATAGGGCTTTCCATCTGTTCTTCGAGGTGGTCACCGGCTTCCTGCTGCCCTTCCTGGCCGTGGTGGCCAGCTACTCCGACATCTGGCGCCGGCTGCGGGTCCGGCGCTTCCGCCGCAGGCGCTGCACCGGGCGGCTGCTGGCCTTTATCATCCTGGCCTTCGCTGCCTTCTGGCTGCCCTACCACGTGGTGGACCTGGCCGAGGCGGTACGCGCGCTGGCGGGCAAGACAATGGGGTCCGGGCCCGAGAGTCAGCGGCTGCACCTGGCCC AAGCGCTCATAACGCTGGCCTTCCTGAGCAGCAGCGTGAACCCCGTGCTGTACGCATGCGCCGCCGGCGGCCTGCTGCGCTCGGCCGGCATGGCCCTCGTCGCCAAGCTGTTGGAGGGCACTGGGTCCGAGGCGTCCAGCAGCCGCCGCGGGGGCACCCTGGCCCAGACGGTGAGGGGCGCCCCCGCCTCTCCCGAACCTGGTCCCGCCGAGAGCCTCACTGCCTCCACCAACCCTCTGGAGCGAAGCGAAGTCAACTAG